In Xiphophorus hellerii strain 12219 chromosome 4, Xiphophorus_hellerii-4.1, whole genome shotgun sequence, a single genomic region encodes these proteins:
- the LOC116718299 gene encoding mucin-15, protein MKPLKITASLLLLFQAFHLVCLQNSTDSPGRTIDKAWLRQLPRNEVQSENAASSGDGGFDQGTDQVTAFNNGLSSGISSGFMAEEEENMTSQDKSANSSDFSTIMPHAFENETAEEPKLPVAAISPRNVSTESANSSQTNMTYPEEEFNSTMTADKTTSAGGLSNNTNLQSTTTTEKPATTTTKTPEEDKGLRNFTENTNTSVTTTAVPEINRSTTITTAAPEIQGSTTKSSTTTEPPSETTQTRSETTTTAVLDTPDSANKKIAIGSDRGSVTDTGSVVDPYRSKRNVAWLAVLGTAAVTAVVGLVAYIILKKKHQKAFTHRKLVEEYPSDPVLRLDNCEPLDLNYGSSAYYNPGLQGDSIQMTNIPGRC, encoded by the exons atgaAGCCTTTAAAAATCACAGCAAGCCTCCTCCTGCTTTTTCAAGCGTTTCACCTGGTATGCCTGCAAAATTCAACTGACTCTCCGGGACGCACAATTGATAAGGCCTGGCTCCGTCAGCTGCCCAGAAATGAAGTCCAAAGTGAAAATGCTGCATCTAGCGGAGACGGTGGATTTGATCAGGGAACTGATCAGGTAACAGCATTCAACAATGGCTTGAGCAGCGGAATATCATCTGGCTTCATGGCTGAAGAGGAGGAGAATATGACAAGCCAGGATAAGAGTGCAAATTCAAGTGATTTCAGCACAATCATGCCCCATgcatttgaaaatgaaacagcTGAAGAACCAAAATTGCCAGTCGCAGCCATCTCTCCAAGAAATGTGAGCACAGAGTCTGCGAACTCAAGCCAAACCAACATGACTTACCCTGAAGAGGAGTTTAACTCAACTATGACAGCAGACAAGACAACTAGCGCTGGAGGCCTCTCCAATAACACTAACTTACAGTCCACAACGACCACGGAAAAACCTGCAACAACAACTACCAAAACACCTGAGGAAGATAAAGGATTGAGAAACTTCACAGAAAATACCAACACATCTGTGACAACCACAGCAGTACCGGAGATAAATAGGTCAACCACTATAACCACAGCAGCACCGGAGATACAGGGGTCAACCACCAAATCTTCAACTACGACTGAGCCACCATCTGAAACCACACAAACAAGGTCTGAAACCACCACCACTGCAGTTTTAGACACACCGGATTCGGCTAACAAGAAAATTGCAATCGGCTCGGATCGGGGTTCTGTGACAGACACAG GTTCAGTAGTGGATCCTTACAGGAGTAAAAGGAATGTGGCTTGGTTGGCTGTGCTGGGAACAGCAGCTGTGACAGCCGTCGTGGGATTGGTGGCCTACATcattctgaaaaagaaacatcagaaaGCTTTCACTCACAGAAAGCTGGTGGAGGAGTACCCTTCAGATCCAG TCCTCAGATTAGACAACTGTGAACCTTTGGACCTGAACTATGGCAGTTCAGCTTACTACAACCCAGGACTCCAAGGGGACAGCATTCAAATGACCAACATTCCAGGACGATGCTGA